DNA sequence from the Streptomyces sp. CA-210063 genome:
CTCGACCACGACGAGGAGGGCTCGCTCGGGGTGGTCCTCAACCGCCCGACCCCCGTGGATGTCGGTGACATCCTGGAGGGCTGGGCGGAACTCGCCGGCGAACCCGGTGTCGTCTTCCAGGGTGGCCCGGTGCAACTGGACTCGGCGCTCGGGGTCGCGGTGATACCCGGCGGCGGCTCCGTCGACCGGGCGCCGCTCGGCTGGAAGCGCGTCCACGGCGCGATCGGCCTCGTCGACCTGGAGGCCCCGCCAGAGCTGCTGGCCTCCGCGCTCGGCTCGCTGCGCATCTTCGCCGGGTACGCGGGCTGGGGGCCCGGCCAGTTGGAGGACGAACTGGTGGAGGGTGCCTGGTACGTCGTCGAGTCCGAACCCGGCGACGTCTCCTCGCCCTGTCCGGAGAGACTCTGGCGCGAGGTCCTGCGCCGCCAGCGCAACGAGCTCGCGATGGTGGCCACGTACCCGGACGACCCTTCGCTCAACTGATGCCTGTGAGCTTCAGTACCCTTGGCGTCATGAGCACTCTTGAGCCCGAGCGCGGTACTGGTACGGGGACCCTCGTCGAACCGACGCCGCAGACGTCGCACGGCGATGGTGACCACGAGCGCTTCGCCCACTATGTCCAGAAGGACAAGATCATGGCGAGCGCCCTCGACGGCACGCCGGTCGTGGCGTTGTGCGGCAAGGTGTGGGTCCCGGGCCGTGACCCGAAGAAGTACCCCGTGTGCCCCATGTGCAAGGAGATCTTCGAGTCCCTCGGCGCGGGTGGTGGCGACCAGGGCGACGGCAAGAAGTAACGGGGCGCCTCCGGCTCGGGGGTACGGGTACGTCGGCGAGTGCGGGTGAGTGGGGGCTGGTCGCGCAGTTCCCCGCGCCCCTGAAAAGCACGGGTGACCCCCGGGTCTTTCAGGGGCGCGGGGAACTGCGCGAGCAACCACAGACCATCCGCACTCGCCGACGTACCCGTACCCCCGAGCTTTGTCGCGCCCCCGTTGCACAGAACGCTTCCCAGGATCACAAGGTGGTAGAGACCTCTTGTGGTCATGTTCATGTACTCCCTAGCCTCCGGTGTGTTGTGTAGAGCAGAACGCCCGTTGCAGAGAATGCAACACTCCGCTCCCCTCCGGAGGACTCGCTCCATGAAGCTCGTCGCCAGACTCGCCGCGCCCGTAGCGGCCCTAGCCCTCGCCGGGCTGACCGCCTGCGCCCCGCAGACCTCCGACAACTCCTCCTCCAAGGAGGACGAGACGA
Encoded proteins:
- a CDS encoding YqgE/AlgH family protein, which produces MTEVSSLTGRLLVATPALADPNFDRAVVLLLDHDEEGSLGVVLNRPTPVDVGDILEGWAELAGEPGVVFQGGPVQLDSALGVAVIPGGGSVDRAPLGWKRVHGAIGLVDLEAPPELLASALGSLRIFAGYAGWGPGQLEDELVEGAWYVVESEPGDVSSPCPERLWREVLRRQRNELAMVATYPDDPSLN
- a CDS encoding DUF3039 domain-containing protein → MSTLEPERGTGTGTLVEPTPQTSHGDGDHERFAHYVQKDKIMASALDGTPVVALCGKVWVPGRDPKKYPVCPMCKEIFESLGAGGGDQGDGKK